A window of the Lactuca sativa cultivar Salinas chromosome 5, Lsat_Salinas_v11, whole genome shotgun sequence genome harbors these coding sequences:
- the LOC111910546 gene encoding uncharacterized protein LOC111910546: protein MDWFSWLSKTHLKPPFIHEYAVAFSQNQLEEDDIAYFNHEFLQSMGISIAKHRLEILKLAKGSSAWHPIAKIMIAIKKTKRTLGSYIRTWVHHNDSAMIRVKRRSYSSRWKEAMAKRSNRLVMNRRGSATLLINNGYPPVVKSGGARVNSLSSPLVYDLHYDQGKTDGGDDEGNCFTDDEDDDGDGGRYWSGRGVEEIKWDAMFHNLKPT from the coding sequence ATGGACTGGTTTTCATGGCTATCAAAAACTCATCTTAAACCTCCATTCATTCACGAATACGCAGTAGCGTTCTCCCAAAATCAACTCGAAGAAGACGATATCGCTTATTTCAACCATGAATTCCTTCAAAGCATGGGAATCTCCATAGCCAAACACAGGCTTGAGATACTCAAGCTCGCAAAAGGCTCATCTGCTTGGCACCCAATTGCTAAAATAATGATAGCCATCAAGAAAACCAAAAGAACCTTGGGTAGTTACATTAGAACATGGGTGCACCACAATGATTCGGCTATGATCAGGGTGAAGAGAAGGAGTTACAGTTCAagatggaaagaggccatggccAAGAGGAGCAACAGGTTGGTGATGAACAGACGAGGCTCTGCAACTCTTTTGATCAATAATGGCTACCCGCCGGTGGTTAAATCCGGAGGCGCGAGAGTGAATAGCTTATCGAGTCCATTGGTTTACGATCTCCACTATGACCAAGGGAAAACAGACGGCGGCGACGATGAAGGAAATTGCTTCACCGACGATGAAGACGACGACGGCGATGGTGGCAGATATTGGTCTGGTAGAGGTGTTGAAGAGATCAAGTGGGATGCTATGTTCCACAACTTAAAACCCACTTAG
- the LOC111910516 gene encoding uncharacterized protein LOC111910516 encodes MAIVASIVKHLSLRRKVGSILCIVKELEDLEVSKLREEVLDPESLSIARSLRFLAACLWIKDKLGDLVRLFPEFADNGETRRVEGQLGGLGQLGPLTLTYDHIFDQDVLRGYLSSEVSLGQQLGISFSKLLHLSCLCDTCMEDSGGSHGIWISNHEGKAHDIPGKDHRGAHDILDKGQGGMAIICMFHDNLCLYVVWYFGELTKFRGYSFQFMFQVLRFLIGRAMDDCRAYTTCFRMPRTTLI; translated from the exons ATGGCGA ttGTAGCCTCCATTGTCAAGCATTTGAGCCTTAGAAGAAAGGTTGGGTCCATTTTGTGCATTGTGAAGGAGTTAGAAGATCTTGAGGTTTCTAAGCTTAGAGAAGAGgtcttggatccagaatcatTATCCATTGCAAGgagtttgag GTTTCTAGCGGCGTGCTTATGGATAAAGGATAAACTCGGCGATTTGGTTCGGCTTTTCCCCGAATTTGCAGATAATGGAGAAacacggcgagttgaaggacaactcggcgGATTAGGTCAACTCGGGCCGTTGACCTTGACTTATGACCATATCTTTGACCAAGATGTTCTAAGGGGGTACTTGAG CTCGGAGGTGTCGTTAGGGCAGCAATTAGGGATTTCTTTTAGTAAGCTTctacatttgag ttgtctctgtgatacttgcatggaagactctGGGGGGAGCCATGGCATTTGGATATCAAACCATGAGGGGAaagcccatgacattccaggtaaagaccataggggagcccatgacatacTAGATAAAGGCCAGGGGGGCATGGCAATTATATGTATGTTTCATGATAATCTGTgtttgtatgttgtatggtattttggggaactcactaagtttcgtggttacagttttcaatttatgtttcaggtactccggtTTTTAATTGGGAGAGCTATggatgattgcagagcatacACCACCTGTTTTCGTATGCCGCGAActactctgatttga